CTGGGACTTCTGGGCGCACGCCCCCGAGGCGACCCACCAGATCACCTGGCTGATGGGCGACCGCGGCATCCCGGCCTCCTACCGCCACATGAACGGCTACGGCTCGCACACCTACCAGTGGACGAACGCCGAGGGCGAGGCCTTCTTCGTCAAGTACCACTTCAAGACCAACCAGGGCATCCGCTGCCTGGACGCCGAACAGGGCGCCGAGCTGTCCGGCAAGGACCCGAACAGCCACCAGACCGACCTGCTGCAGTCCATCGAGCGGGGCGTGTACCCCTCCTGGACCCTGTATGTGCAGATCATGCCGGCGGCCGAGGCGGCCGACTACCGCTTCAACCCGTTCGACCTGACGAAGGTGTGGCCGCACAGCGACTACCCGCTGCAGCGCGTGGGCCGCCTGGTCCTGGACCGCAACCCCGACAACGTCTTCGCCGAGGTCGAGCAGTCCGCGTTCTCCCCGAACAACTTCGTGCCCGGCATCGGCCCGTCCCCGGACAAGATGCTCCAGGGCCGGCTGTTCGCCTACGCCGACGCGCACCGCTACCGCCTGGGCGTCAACCACACCCAGCTGCCGGTGAACGCCCCCAAGGCGACCACGGCCGCCAACTACGGCCGGGACGGCCTCATGGCGACCAACGGCTACGACCGGTACGCCAAGAACTACGAGCCCAACTCCTACAGCGGCCCGGTGCAGACCGGCCGGCCGCTCTCCGCCCCGCTCGCCGTCAACGGCCACGTCGGCACCCATGAGGCCCCCGCGCACACCAAGGACGACGACTTCTTCCAGGCCGGTGAGCTCTACCGGCTGATGTCACAGGAAGAGAAGAAGCGTCTGGTGAACAACATCGCCGGCGGTCTCTCCCAGGTCAGCCGCGACGACGTGATCGAGAAGAACCTCGCTCACTTCCACGCCGCCGACCCCGACTACGGCAAGCGCGTCGAGGCCAGGGTCCGCGAACTGCGCGAGGACTGACGGGAGGTCAGTTCCTCGTGCGTCCGTACCGGCACGGCCCGTTGAGGGGTGGCCGGCCGGTACGGAGCGGGAGCGTGGGCTCCGCGGCATACGGGGAGCACGCAGTGCGGTGGCAGCGCTCGCCCGACAGGAAGGGTGAGCCGCTCCCCCGCCGCGGAGCCCGCCTCCCCCCCCCCCCAGTCTCCGTCCGGCGGTGCGATGTCCTGTCGCGCCCGATTGCCCGCGCTGCCGGACGGAAACCACTGCAGGGCCCGGCATCCGTACGGTCACGGACGCCGGGCCCTGTGCGATGTCACCCGTACGAGAACGATCCCTGTGCGCCGCGATGCGCTCCCTCCGTGCACCGTGGCTCCCCGGCGTTCTCCCCCGCCTGGGACTCTCCGCCCCAATTCGGCCCCCGCCGACCGGTTTTGGAGGGACCATGGAGCCAGCAGCAGATCCGACCTGTCTGCCGCCCGACCTGCCAGGAGCCGACCATGGCCGAGAGCGTGCCGGTGCGGTGCCCCACGTGCCGCCGCGAGAACGCCTTCACCCCGCCCACCTTCCCGTGCGCCTGCGGTGCCCCGCTCACCCTGCCCGTACTGCGCGGCGGGGTACCCGTCGAGATACTGCACCGCACCTGGCAGGCCTCCTGGGTGGAGGTGCGCTGTGAGGTCTGCGGACGTCAGGACGAGTGGCCGGCGCCGGAGTCCGGCTGCGCCTGCGGCACGGTCGTCCGGGTCCCGGTCGCCCCGGCGCCCCCTCTGCCGCCGCCGAACTTCCCCTCGTCCGGCCGCCCCGCGCCGAGGCCCGCACCACCGCCCGCCGCCGACCCTCCGCGCGCCGTCCTGCGGCCCGCGTTCCGCCCGGTCACGATCCGCACGGCCCGCGACTGTGTCACCGCCGCCGAGCAGTATCTGAAGTGGCTGGGCTACGCCGATGCCGCACGGACCCGGGAGCGCACCGCCTCCGGAGTGGATCTGCGCGGGACGGGTGTGGTCGCCCAGGTCGACCCGACCACCCACGCCACCAAGCTGCGCGAGATCGAATGCGTCTGGCTCAACGGCCTCAACGACTCGGCCGTCGCGGTCTTCTTCTCCCTCGCCGGCTACGCCCGCGACGCCCGTGCCCGCGCCGACGAACTGCACATCCCCCTGTTCGTCATGGACCTCACGGGCACCCCGCAGCCGGTCAACGACCCGGCCGACGAGCTGATCAAGTACGGCGCGGCGGGACGGTGACGGGGCCGTCCGCGGCCGCCGTCGTCAGCCGTCCCGGCTGGGTAGCCGAAACCCGCACCGGTCTGCGCCTCGATCCGTCCGACGGCACCCCCGCCGCCGAAGTGGCCCGCGAGTACGTCGCGCACCTCGACGCCCGCGCGTCGGACGGCCGGCTGCGGTGAGCCTCCGGGCGTCACCGCCCACGAGCAGCCCACCGGCCGCCCACGGAAACCGCTCGCCCCCGCCCCCGGAACCCGCGACACTGACCTCGTGATCATCCAGGTACCCGCCCTCGACGAACTGCCCGCGCTGCGCGCCATCGAGCGGGCGGCAGGGGAGCCCTTCCGCGCGCTCGATATGGCCTCGGTCGCCGACGACGAGCCGCCCTCACCGGAGCAGTTGACGGAGTTCCAGCGGGCGGGGCGGGTGCTGGCCGCGTACGAGGAACCAGGACCCGGCCGAGAGGGCCGCCGCCCGGTCGGCTATCTGCTCTGGGAGCCGGTCGACGGCTGCACCCATATCGAGCAGGTGTCGGTCCACCCGGACCGGGCCCACCGCCGCATCGGCCGGGCGCTCATCGACCGGGCGGAGCGGGACGGCGGCCCGGTCCCGCTGACCCTGACCACCTTCACCGAGGTGCCGTGGAACGCGCCGTATTACGCCCGTATCGGATTCCGGATCCTCCCCGAGGCCGAACTCACCCCGGGACTACGGGCGATCCGCGCCCATGAGGCGGCCCTGGGCCTCGACCGCTGGCCACGGACCGGGATGCGCCGGGAGCCCGGCTGGTCCGGCTGATCCGGCTGGTCCGGCTGGTCCGGCTGGTCCGGCTGGTCCGGCTGATCTGGCCGATGCGGCCGGTCCGGCCGGTCCGGCCGGTCCGGCTCCCGTCAGGGCCCCGTGTCCCCGCTGGGCCGGGCCGTTCGCCAGGGGGCATCGGCGCGGGTGGGACGTGCGTCGGCGGCGAGCCGGAGGGCGTAGACGCTGCTGTCGCCGTCGTCGACGCTGCCGTCCGCGTCGTCGAGGACGGGCCCGAGATAGTGATGGCCGGTCATATGGCACCAGGCCGGCAGATCGAGCGGAGCGGCCGGATCGGTCGTGATGACGTGCACGACGGTGCCCGGCCCGGCTCCGGCGATCGCGGCCCGCAGCCGCAGGAGGAGCGCGACGCAGAGCAGTCCGGTGCCGTCGACGGTGAGGTCCGCTTCCGGTGCGGGGCCGGGGGCCGCCGGGGAGGTGGCCGTCACGCGCGGGGTGTCCCGGTGTCGTGACATCCGTCCTCCGCACGTGCACGCGCCACGGCATCGCCTGCCGCTAACGCAGGGAACTCCGGGACATCCATCGCTTCCTCTTCTCTGTGCGGGCCGGCAGATTTTCTGTGCGGGCCGGCAGACCCTTGCTTCGCTTTCCGAAACACTACTCATTCTTCGGCGATGTGAGAATCGAAGCAATGAAGAGGCCGCGTCCGGCCCCCGGCCGCGAGAATGGCAGGATGATCGACGCGAACACCCTGCGGGCCGTCTGCCTGGACTTCAATGGCGCGGCCGAGGAATTCCCCTTCCCGCGACACCCGGATGTGTCGACGTTCAAGGTCGGCGGCAAGATCTTCGCGCTGACCACGCTGACGGACGCCCCGCTCACCGTGAGCCTCAAGTGCGAGCCGGAGCTGGCGGAGCGGCTGCGGGCGGCGCACCCCGAGGTAGTGCCGGGCTACCACCTCAACAAGCGGCACTGGAACACCGTTTCCCTGGACGGCGGCCTGCCCGACCGGCTCGTGCTGGACATGATCGAGGACTCGTACGACCTCGTGGTCGCCTCGCTGCCCAAGGCCCAGCGCCTGTTGCTCGACTGGCCGGGAGAGCGGCGGGCCTGACCACCGGCGGCGTAGGGCGTGTCCGCCGACCCGCTCTGGCCGCCCCGCCTCTCCGACCTGCTCGCACCGTGGCGGGGCGCGGCCGGCCCCGCCACGGCGCCCGGGCCGGTCGCCCTGGGGTACGTCCCGCAGGAGGCGGCGCGGCCGCGCTGAGCACCCCGCGCCCGGCATCCCGGGCGCGGGATCACTGCGGCACCCGCCCCAGCTCCCTCGCCAGCCGCTCGCGCAGTTCGACCTTGCGGACCTTGCCGCTGACGGTCATCGGGAAGGCGTCGAGCACCTCCAGGTAGCGCGGCACCTTGTAATGCGCGAGCCGGGAGCGGCAGTAGCGGGCCAACTCGTCGCGGGTGAGGGGGTCTTCGGGGTCGCGGAGGATGACGCAGGCGGCGATCTCCTCGCCGTACTTCTCGTCGGGGACGCCGACGACCTGGACATCGGCGATCTTGGGGTGGGAGTAGAGGAACTCCTCGATCTCGCGCGGGTAGACGTTCTCACCGCCCCTGATGATCATGTCCTTGATGCGGCCGACGATCCGGACGTAGCCGTCGTCGTTCATCACCGCGAGATCGCCGGTGTGCATCCACCGGGCCGCGTCGATGGCCTCGGCGGTGCGCTCGGGGTCCTCCCAGTAGCCGAGCATCACGCTGTAGCCGCGGGTGCACAGCTCCCCGGGGGTGCCGCGGGGCACGGTCACCCCGCTCGTCGGATCGGCCACCTTCACCTCGATGTGCGGCAGCACCCGGCCGACGGTCGCGGTGCGGTGGGCGAGGTCGTCGTCACGGCGGGTCTGGGTGGAGACCGGTGAGGTCTCGGTCATGCCGTAGCAGATGGAGACCTCGGTCATGTGCATCTCGGCGACCACCCGCTTCATCACCTCCTCGGGGCACGGCGAGCCCGCCATGATGCCGGTACGGAGGGAGGAGAGGTCGTAGGAGGCGAAGTCGGGGTGGTTGAGCTCGGCGATGAACATGGTGGGGACGCCGTAGAGGGAGGTGCAGCGTTCGTCCTGGACGGCCCGCAGGGTGGTGGCGGCGTCGAAGGCGGGGGCCGGGATGACGATGCAGGCGCCGTGCGAGGTGCTGCCGAGGTTGCCCATGACCATGCCGAAGCAGTGGTAGAAGGGCACCGGCAGACACACCCGGTCCTGTTCGGTGTAGGCGAGGGTTTCGCCGACCCAGTAGCCGTTGTTGAGGATGTTGTGGTGGGAGAGGGTGGCCCCCTTGGGGAAGCCGGTGGTGCCCGAGGTGTACTGGATGTTGACCGGGTCGTCGGCGGTGAGCGCCTTTTCGCCGTCGGTGAGCCGGTGCTGCGGGACGGTGGCGCCGGCGGCCAGCAGCCCGCCCCAGGTCGGATCGTCGATGTAGACCACCTCGCGCAGCGCCGGGCTCTCGGCACGTACCTGCTCGATCATCCGGCGGTAGTCGCTGGTCCTGTGGTGGGTCGCGGAGACCAGGAGGCTGATGCCGGCCTGCCGCAGGACATAGGCCAACTCGTGTACGCCGTAGGCGGGGTTGACATTGACGAGTATCGCCCCGATCCGCGCGGTGGCGTACTGGACGAGGACCCATTCGGCGCAGTTGGGTGCCCAGATGCCGACCCGGTCGCCCTTGGAGACGCCCTTGGCGAGCAGACCGAGCGCCACCTCGTCGACCGCACGGCCCAGTTCGGTGTAGGTCCAGCGGCGGCCGCTCTCCACCTCGACCAGCGCCTCGCGCTCGCCGAACCGGGCGATGGCGCGGGCCAGATCGGTGCCGATGGTGTGGCCGAGCAGCGGTCGCCCGGAGGCCCCGCAGGCGTACGACAGCTCCTGGTGCTGCTGGCTCATCGGTGGTTCTCCTCCCAGTACTCGGCACCGCCGTCGCCCTGCGCGGTGCGCTCGCGCAGCTCGATACGGCGGATCTTGCCGGAAACGGTCTTCGGCAGGTCGGCGAACTCCAGCCGCCGGATGCGCTTGTAGGGGGCCAGGACCGCGCGGGAGTGCTCGAAGATCAGCTTTGCGGTCTCCGGGCCGGGCGACCATCCGGCTGCCAGCACCACATACGCCTTGGGGACGGCCAGCCGCAACGGGTCAGGGGCCGGCACCACTGCGGCCTCGGCGACCGCCTCGTGCTCCAGCAGGGCGCTCTCCAGCTCGAACGGGGAGATCTTGTAGTCGGACGCCTTGAAGACATCGTCGGCGCGCCCGACATAGGTGATCCAGCCGTCGCGGTCGCGGATGCCGATGTCGCCGGTGCGGTAGTAGCCGTCGGCCATCGCCTCCGCGGTGCGTACCGGGTCCCCGTGGTAGCCGGTCATCAGGCCGACCGGCCGGGCGGAGAGGTCGAGGGCGATCTCCCCCTCGTCGGCCGGGGCGCCGCTGACCGGGTCGAGAAGGACGACGTCGAAGCCGGGGGTGGGACGGCCCATGGAGCCCGGCTTGACGGTCTGGCCGGGGGTGTTGGCCACCTGGACGGCGGTCTCGGTCTGTCCGAAGCCGTCCCGGATGGTGACGCCCCAGGACTGCCGCACCTGCTCGATGATCTCCGGGTTGAGCGGTTCACCGGCCGCGACGATCTCCCGCGGCGGATGGCGGAGGGCGGACAGATCGGCCTGGATGAGCATCCGCCAGACGGTCGGCGGGGCGCAGAAGCTGGTGACCTGGGCCCGGTCCATCTCCGCCATCAGCCGGGCCGCGTCGAAGCGGGTGTAGTTGTGGATGAAGACGGTGGCCTCGGCGTTCCAGGGCGCGAAGAGATTGGACCAGGCGTGCTTGGCCCATCCGGGCGAGGAGATGTTCAGATGCACATCGCCGGGCCGCAGACCGATCCAGTACATCGTCGCGAGATGGCCGATGGGGTACGAGGAATGGGTGTGCTCGACGAGCTTGGGGCGGGCGGTGGTGCCCGAGGTGAAGTAGAGCATCAGGGCGTCGTCCGCCCGGGTCGGGCCGCTCGGCTCGAAGGCCTCGGGGCTGTCGTAGGCCTCCTCGTACGCCAGCCAGCCGTCCGGCGCACCGCCGACCGCGATCCGGGTGTAGCCGCCGGGCACATCGGCGAACTTGGCGGCGTCCGCGGCGCGCACGATGACATGCCGGGCCCGGCCGCGGTCGATCCGGTCGGCGAGATCGGCGGGGCCGAGCAGCGGGGTCGCGGGGATGACGACGGCGCGCAGCTTCATCGCGGCCAGTGCGCTCTCCCACAGCTCCGCCTGGTTGCCGAGCATCATGACGATGCGGTCGCCGGCCCGTACCCCGTTGGCGGACAGCCAGTTGGCGGCCTGGTCGGAGCGGCGGCGCATCGCGTCGAAGCTCAGCTTCGTCTCGCTGCCGTCCTCCTCGACGAGGTGCAGCGCGGTGCGGTCGTTGCCGTGGGCGAGGGTGTCGAACCAGTCCAGAGCCCAGTTGAAGCGCTCCGGGCGGGGCCAGCGGAACGCCGTACGGGCCGCGTCATAGTCCTCCCGGTGCCGCAGCAGCAGGTCCCGCGCCGCCCGGAACTCCTCGGTGGCGTCCGGTGCGCGCCCCGTCGCCCCGGCTTCCGTGTCCGTCATATGTCCTCCTCATTGCCGCACCGCTACCTGCCATCGTGTAATCAGTGGCGCAGGTCTCACCACCCCCGAACGGGGGGAAGCGGAGGTTTCGGCGTGCGGCTCGACCCGGGAGCGAACGAGGCGGTGGACGTACGGGCGGCGCTGTCGCGGCTGCGGCGGGCCGGCGGCCTGCCGGTGGCGTTCGGCGGTCTGCTGGCCGGTGCGGGGCGCTACCGCATCAATGAGCTGGCCGGTACGGAGACCGCGGTGCTGCGCGGCCTGGACATCGTGCAGGGCAACGGGCTGGGCGGGAAGGCCGTGGCGCTGTCCCGGCCACTCGCGGTGACCGACTACAGCACGTCCTCGGTGATCAGCCATGAGTACGACGCCGCGGTGGCCGCGGAGGGGCTCCGGTCGGTGCTCGCGGTGCCGGTGATCGTCCGGCGGCGGGTGCGCGGGGTGCTGTACGGGGCGCTGCGCCGCCCGGTGCGGCTCGGCGACCGGACGGTGTCGGCGGCCATGGAGGCGGCACGGGAGCTGGAACAGGCGCTCCTGCTCCAGGACGAGGCGGCGCAGCTGCTGTCGCTGGCCCTCCCCCGAGCTCTTCATGAGCAGGGGGGACCCCCGTCCACCGCCGGCGACCCGGCGCGCTGGGAGGAGGTCCGGGAGGCGCACGGCGAACTCCGCGGGCTGGCACAGCGGGTCGGTGATCCCCTGCTGCGGCAGGAACTGCTGGCGGCGTGCGGACGACTCGCGGCGGCCTCCTCACGACGGCCCGGCGCGGAAGGTGACGCCCCTGCCCTGTCGCCCCGAGAGGTGGATGTACTGACCTGCGTGGCATCGGGCGCGACGAACGCGGAGGTGGCGGAGCGGCTGGGTCTGCGCCCGGAAACCGTGAAGAGCTATCTCCGCTCCGCCATGCGCAAGTTGGGCGCCCACACCCGCCTCCAGGCAGTGATCGCGGCACGCCGGGCGGGGGCGTTGCCGTAGGGCGGGGCGGCACGGCTTCGTCCGGCTGGCGACGCCCGGGCGCCCGGCCCTCCCCAACTGCGGCCGCCCAGGACTCAGATCCCGGAGCCTGCACATGGCGCATATGAGGCCCACGAGCGAGCCCGGTCAGCTCCGCTCTCGTGGGGTATTGCGTGCAGCATCACGTCACAATCAACCGGTAGACCACCGCACAACTGGCCACCAGCAGAACGACAATGACCCAGGCGGCGCCGGCCCGGGCCAGACCCATTCTGATGGCGCCTACGCACTCGACCAGAGCGATCACTGAGGCCAGCAAGCCGATGCCGCCGACCACCACGGCGGTCACATATGCCCACGCCTGGTCACCCAGAGTGTGCAACAGCAGCAGGGCGACAGCGAGCGGGACCACTGGCCAGGCATCGCCTCGGACAGAGGCCTTGGTCTCAGACCGTGCTGGATACGAACTGTCGCTCATGTCTTCCTTGGGTGTTTTGGAGGTGCAATATTGATGAAGCAGTTTCATACAGGAGCGCGGCCGGCGGAACAGTGAATCCCGCCAGCCGCTGATCACCTGCGGTGGCATTGCACCGGCTGACTCACAGGCCGATGAAGTCCCGCATGGCCGAGGAGATCTCGTAGACCGATGCACCGACCTCGATCGCCTTGCGGACGAGCCACGGCACGTACTCTTCCTATGCCTTCTTGAAGGCCTCGAAGCCGCCTCGGACAGGGCGGCACTCGTTAACGCACCCTGCTCAGCGATGTGCACGTCGGCGGCCGAGGTGACCGCACGATGGGTGTCCACGCCCCCGTCTCCCCGCGGCGCCCCCCGGGCCAATTCCCTTGCCGCCCCGCCGTCGTCCGGACATCATCGCCCCATGATCGATGCCACCGCACTCGCCGAGAAGCCGGTACTCACCGGCGTCCGGATCCGTCTCGTACCGCTGGCGATACGGCATGCGGCCGCCTTTCATGCCGCGTGCCAGGACCCGGAGACGCGTCGGCTGACCGGTACCCACCATGACTTCACACTGGCGGAGTTGGAGGCATGGTGCGCCGGCAGCGCCGGGCGGGCGGACCGTCTGGACCTGGCCATCGAGGACCGGGAAAGCGGTGACTTCCTGGGTGAACTCGCGCTGAGCCAGATCGATCCGCCGAACGCCCACGGGAGCTTCCGGATCGCCCTCGTCCCGGAGGCCACCGGCCGCGGTGTCGGCAGCGAGGCGACCCGGCTGCTGCTCGGCTACGCCTTCGACCGGGTGGGCCTGCACCGCGTCCAGCTGGAGGTCTACGACTACAACCCGCGTGCCCGGCGGGCGTACGAGAAGTGCGGCTTCGAGGTGGAGGGCCGGATGCGGGAGGCCCTCTTCTGGGACGGCGCGTGGCATGACGTGCTGGTGATGGCGGTGCTGCGGACGGGGCGGGGCGGGGGCGCGGGCGCGGGCGCGGGCTGAGGGCCGGGCCGCAGATGGGTCGGGGGCGGCCCCCGGCGGCCCCGGCCCGCCGCAGGCAGACGCCCCGGCCGGCCCGCGCCCGCCGGTCAGTCATTGCCCCCGGTGAAGGGCAGCCACTCGGTCTCCAGCGCGGCGTCCAAGCGGCGGACCGCGCCCGGGGTGTGCTCGGTGACCAGCCCGGCGTGGACGAAGCGGCGCAGAGGCGTACCGCCGAGGTAGGAGGAGGCCAACTCCCGTACGTCCAGGGAGAGATCGGGTGCGGCGTCGGTGGGCAGCCAGGTGGCGCCGTCGGGGTCGGCGGTCAGCCGGAAGCGGCCCGCGTTGGCCGGTAGCGCGGTGTCGCGCAGATCGAGGACGAGGTCGACGGGAGCCGCCCAGGAACGGGCGGTCAGCGCGGCCCGGACGTCCACGAGCCGGATCCACATGGAGGGTTCCTGGCCGGTGACGCGTACCTGGTCGCGGTCGGCGACGAGGCGCAGGAGCGGGTCGTCGGCGGGGCGGGCCTGGATCCGTACCGTCGAGGTGAGGTCGATCGAGGCGAGGTAGGACCACAGGGCGGCGGCGGCCGGTGCGGTATCCGCCTCCAGTTCCTCGACGAGGACCGCTCCGGGCCGGTCCTCGCCCGCGCCGCGGGTGCGGTAGACCGCATAGCCGGCCGGTACTTCACCGGGGGCACCGAGCACCACCACCCGCACCGCGCCGAAGCCGTCCCGGTCATCGCCGCCGCGCGCCCCGTCGAGGTCCAGCACATGGTCGCGCCACCACGCCGCGTCGCGGGTGAAGCGGCCGGCGCGCTGCGTCAGCGTGGCGTCGTAGCGCGGTGCGAGCAGGGCGGGCGCGTCCGCCGGTTCGATCAGCCGCAGCGGGCGACTGTCGGGGGTGACACGCAGGGCGAGCGGGCGCGAGGAGTCGATCTCGATGCGGTACGACTCGGTGGCGGCACCGAAGCCGAAGCGGCCGTAGATGCCGCTCTCGGACGCCCAGAGACAGGACACCGGCCGCCCCTCGGCGGCACAGCGGCGCCAGAGCTCGTCCATCATCGAGGTGAGGATTCCGCGGCGCCGGTGGGTGGGCGCGACCGAGACGAAGTCCAGTGCCGCACAAGGGAGTTGACCACCCGGGACGGAGAGGGTCAGCCGGTGCGCGGCGGCCACCCCGCTCAGCCGCCCGTCGTCATGGGCCCCGATACGGGAGCAGGCCCGCAGCAGCTCCCGGTGGTACGCGCGGGTCTTGTCGGCGGGTTTGAGGTGGAAGGCGAGATAGACCAGGTCCAGGGCCTGGTCGAGGTCGGACTCGGGGATGTCCCGGAGCTCCGTGGTCACACGCGCGTCGTCGTCACTGGTCACCCGGGGACGCTAACGCGGCGTCCGGGGAGCTTCATCTGTTTTTGCCGCCGCAGGCGCCGGCCCGGGTCGGCACCC
This genomic stretch from Streptomyces nigrescens harbors:
- a CDS encoding helix-turn-helix transcriptional regulator, which encodes MRLDPGANEAVDVRAALSRLRRAGGLPVAFGGLLAGAGRYRINELAGTETAVLRGLDIVQGNGLGGKAVALSRPLAVTDYSTSSVISHEYDAAVAAEGLRSVLAVPVIVRRRVRGVLYGALRRPVRLGDRTVSAAMEAARELEQALLLQDEAAQLLSLALPRALHEQGGPPSTAGDPARWEEVREAHGELRGLAQRVGDPLLRQELLAACGRLAAASSRRPGAEGDAPALSPREVDVLTCVASGATNAEVAERLGLRPETVKSYLRSAMRKLGAHTRLQAVIAARRAGALP
- a CDS encoding sulfurtransferase TusA family protein: MSRHRDTPRVTATSPAAPGPAPEADLTVDGTGLLCVALLLRLRAAIAGAGPGTVVHVITTDPAAPLDLPAWCHMTGHHYLGPVLDDADGSVDDGDSSVYALRLAADARPTRADAPWRTARPSGDTGP
- a CDS encoding catalase, with protein sequence MTARFLTTEAGAPVADNQNSATAGVGGPIVLQDQHLLEKLARFNRERIPERVVHARGSGAYGYFEVTDDVTGFTHADFLDTVGKRTETFIRFSTVADNLGGPDAARDPRGFALKFYTEEGNYDLVGNNTPVFFIKDPIKFPDFIHSQKRDPFTGKQEPDNVWDFWAHAPEATHQITWLMGDRGIPASYRHMNGYGSHTYQWTNAEGEAFFVKYHFKTNQGIRCLDAEQGAELSGKDPNSHQTDLLQSIERGVYPSWTLYVQIMPAAEAADYRFNPFDLTKVWPHSDYPLQRVGRLVLDRNPDNVFAEVEQSAFSPNNFVPGIGPSPDKMLQGRLFAYADAHRYRLGVNHTQLPVNAPKATTAANYGRDGLMATNGYDRYAKNYEPNSYSGPVQTGRPLSAPLAVNGHVGTHEAPAHTKDDDFFQAGELYRLMSQEEKKRLVNNIAGGLSQVSRDDVIEKNLAHFHAADPDYGKRVEARVRELRED
- a CDS encoding AMP-binding protein; the encoded protein is MTDTEAGATGRAPDATEEFRAARDLLLRHREDYDAARTAFRWPRPERFNWALDWFDTLAHGNDRTALHLVEEDGSETKLSFDAMRRRSDQAANWLSANGVRAGDRIVMMLGNQAELWESALAAMKLRAVVIPATPLLGPADLADRIDRGRARHVIVRAADAAKFADVPGGYTRIAVGGAPDGWLAYEEAYDSPEAFEPSGPTRADDALMLYFTSGTTARPKLVEHTHSSYPIGHLATMYWIGLRPGDVHLNISSPGWAKHAWSNLFAPWNAEATVFIHNYTRFDAARLMAEMDRAQVTSFCAPPTVWRMLIQADLSALRHPPREIVAAGEPLNPEIIEQVRQSWGVTIRDGFGQTETAVQVANTPGQTVKPGSMGRPTPGFDVVLLDPVSGAPADEGEIALDLSARPVGLMTGYHGDPVRTAEAMADGYYRTGDIGIRDRDGWITYVGRADDVFKASDYKISPFELESALLEHEAVAEAAVVPAPDPLRLAVPKAYVVLAAGWSPGPETAKLIFEHSRAVLAPYKRIRRLEFADLPKTVSGKIRRIELRERTAQGDGGAEYWEENHR
- a CDS encoding GNAT family N-acetyltransferase; the encoded protein is MIDATALAEKPVLTGVRIRLVPLAIRHAAAFHAACQDPETRRLTGTHHDFTLAELEAWCAGSAGRADRLDLAIEDRESGDFLGELALSQIDPPNAHGSFRIALVPEATGRGVGSEATRLLLGYAFDRVGLHRVQLEVYDYNPRARRAYEKCGFEVEGRMREALFWDGAWHDVLVMAVLRTGRGGGAGAGAG
- a CDS encoding GNAT family N-acetyltransferase, which gives rise to MIIQVPALDELPALRAIERAAGEPFRALDMASVADDEPPSPEQLTEFQRAGRVLAAYEEPGPGREGRRPVGYLLWEPVDGCTHIEQVSVHPDRAHRRIGRALIDRAERDGGPVPLTLTTFTEVPWNAPYYARIGFRILPEAELTPGLRAIRAHEAALGLDRWPRTGMRREPGWSG
- a CDS encoding MmcQ/YjbR family DNA-binding protein produces the protein MIDANTLRAVCLDFNGAAEEFPFPRHPDVSTFKVGGKIFALTTLTDAPLTVSLKCEPELAERLRAAHPEVVPGYHLNKRHWNTVSLDGGLPDRLVLDMIEDSYDLVVASLPKAQRLLLDWPGERRA
- a CDS encoding AMP-binding protein, whose product is MSQQHQELSYACGASGRPLLGHTIGTDLARAIARFGEREALVEVESGRRWTYTELGRAVDEVALGLLAKGVSKGDRVGIWAPNCAEWVLVQYATARIGAILVNVNPAYGVHELAYVLRQAGISLLVSATHHRTSDYRRMIEQVRAESPALREVVYIDDPTWGGLLAAGATVPQHRLTDGEKALTADDPVNIQYTSGTTGFPKGATLSHHNILNNGYWVGETLAYTEQDRVCLPVPFYHCFGMVMGNLGSTSHGACIVIPAPAFDAATTLRAVQDERCTSLYGVPTMFIAELNHPDFASYDLSSLRTGIMAGSPCPEEVMKRVVAEMHMTEVSICYGMTETSPVSTQTRRDDDLAHRTATVGRVLPHIEVKVADPTSGVTVPRGTPGELCTRGYSVMLGYWEDPERTAEAIDAARWMHTGDLAVMNDDGYVRIVGRIKDMIIRGGENVYPREIEEFLYSHPKIADVQVVGVPDEKYGEEIAACVILRDPEDPLTRDELARYCRSRLAHYKVPRYLEVLDAFPMTVSGKVRKVELRERLARELGRVPQ
- a CDS encoding GNAT family N-acetyltransferase encodes the protein MTSDDDARVTTELRDIPESDLDQALDLVYLAFHLKPADKTRAYHRELLRACSRIGAHDDGRLSGVAAAHRLTLSVPGGQLPCAALDFVSVAPTHRRRGILTSMMDELWRRCAAEGRPVSCLWASESGIYGRFGFGAATESYRIEIDSSRPLALRVTPDSRPLRLIEPADAPALLAPRYDATLTQRAGRFTRDAAWWRDHVLDLDGARGGDDRDGFGAVRVVVLGAPGEVPAGYAVYRTRGAGEDRPGAVLVEELEADTAPAAAALWSYLASIDLTSTVRIQARPADDPLLRLVADRDQVRVTGQEPSMWIRLVDVRAALTARSWAAPVDLVLDLRDTALPANAGRFRLTADPDGATWLPTDAAPDLSLDVRELASSYLGGTPLRRFVHAGLVTEHTPGAVRRLDAALETEWLPFTGGND